Proteins encoded together in one Streptomyces sp. TLI_171 window:
- a CDS encoding DUF6480 family protein, which yields MATPDPDPLHTPGLNADHTLKGGDTPPAEGGISGISHPEPPELRHPWGPRLLITLTVVLLCLVIAAVVLGLVL from the coding sequence ATGGCGACTCCGGACCCCGATCCGCTCCACACCCCAGGACTGAACGCCGATCACACGCTCAAAGGCGGTGACACCCCGCCCGCCGAGGGCGGGATCTCCGGGATCTCCCACCCCGAGCCACCCGAGCTCCGCCACCCGTGGGGGCCCCGCCTTCTCATCACCCTCACCGTCGTGCTGCTCTGCCTGGTGATCGCGGCTGTGGTGCTCGGCCTGGTTCTCTGA
- a CDS encoding 2-hydroxyacid dehydrogenase has translation MSARYLLPYSPDDIGGLPAHLHALVWDGVGPAPSQDAVRGVEFFCLPYMRHAVALPLIADLPSLRVVQTLTAGMDDVLPHVPAGVLACNARGLHDASTAELAVTLILASLRGIPHFTRLQDQGRWQQEFHPSLADRRVLILGYGSIGRALAARLEAFECEIVRVARRARPEEQVHSTQELAELLPSADVVVLLTPLTPESRHLVDANFLSRMKNGALLVNVARGPVVDTEALLAELATQRLRAALDVTDPEPLPADHPLWHAPGVLITPHVGGPSSAFLPRAKRLLREQVLRYENGDPLATGR, from the coding sequence ATGAGCGCGCGATACCTCCTCCCGTACAGCCCCGACGACATCGGCGGGCTGCCCGCGCACCTCCACGCGCTGGTGTGGGACGGGGTCGGGCCGGCGCCCTCGCAGGACGCGGTCCGCGGGGTGGAGTTCTTCTGCCTGCCCTACATGCGGCACGCCGTGGCCCTCCCGCTGATCGCGGACCTGCCGTCGCTGAGGGTGGTGCAGACCCTCACCGCCGGGATGGACGACGTCCTCCCGCACGTGCCGGCCGGCGTCCTCGCGTGCAACGCGCGCGGACTGCACGACGCCAGCACCGCCGAACTGGCGGTGACGCTGATCCTCGCCTCGCTGCGCGGCATCCCGCACTTCACCCGGCTGCAGGACCAGGGCCGCTGGCAGCAGGAGTTCCACCCGTCGCTCGCCGACCGGAGGGTGCTCATCCTCGGATACGGCTCGATCGGCCGGGCCCTCGCGGCCCGCCTGGAGGCCTTCGAGTGCGAGATCGTCCGGGTCGCCCGGCGCGCCCGCCCCGAGGAACAGGTGCACAGCACGCAGGAGTTGGCGGAGCTGCTGCCGTCCGCCGACGTGGTCGTGCTGTTGACGCCGCTCACCCCCGAGAGCCGACACCTGGTCGACGCGAACTTCCTCTCCCGGATGAAGAACGGCGCCCTGCTCGTCAACGTGGCGCGCGGGCCCGTCGTCGACACCGAGGCGCTGCTCGCGGAACTCGCCACGCAGCGCCTGCGGGCCGCCCTCGACGTCACCGACCCGGAACCGCTGCCCGCCGACCACCCGCTCTGGCACGCACCCGGCGTGTTGATCACTCCTCACGTCGGCGGTCCGAGCAGCGCGTTCCTGCCGCGCGCCAAGCGCCTGCTGCGCGAGCAGGTCCTGCGTTACGAGAACGGGGACCCTCTCGCCACCGGTCGGTGA
- a CDS encoding UBP-type zinc finger domain-containing protein: protein MDDRHEWCVAVDRGLVVQRVCGHADGLREVLPRSTGCEDCLRDGGRWVHLRACLVCGHVGCCDDSPGQHAHAHARTTAGHHLARSLEPGEAWAWCYTDELYLHPC from the coding sequence GTGGACGATCGGCACGAATGGTGCGTGGCGGTGGACCGCGGACTCGTCGTCCAACGGGTCTGCGGCCACGCGGACGGCCTCCGCGAGGTGCTCCCGCGGAGCACCGGCTGCGAGGACTGCCTGCGGGACGGCGGCAGGTGGGTCCACCTGCGGGCCTGCCTGGTCTGCGGGCACGTCGGCTGCTGCGACGACTCGCCGGGGCAGCACGCCCACGCGCACGCCCGGACCACCGCCGGTCACCACCTCGCCCGCTCCCTCGAACCCGGCGAGGCCTGGGCCTGGTGCTACACCGACGAGCTCTACCTGCACCCCTGCTGA
- a CDS encoding GNAT family N-acetyltransferase, whose amino-acid sequence MSGGPRREARSDALRKGSSLAAAEGVIAGERTRLLPVGEEHLPLLAGWFADPAFVRHWGGQPLSREEVARKYTGRRRPAVESFLVTVDTVPIGYVQYVPAGPGQGGIDLVLVPQAQGSGLGPDAARALVRHLHTVLGWSRVTVDPEASNSRAVRAWTRAGFRPVGRQGSRLLMECVPVTASARRGDPQA is encoded by the coding sequence ATGAGTGGGGGTCCGCGCCGCGAAGCTCGCTCCGATGCGCTCCGGAAAGGTTCCAGCCTGGCTGCGGCGGAGGGTGTCATCGCGGGTGAGCGGACCCGACTCCTCCCGGTCGGCGAGGAGCATCTGCCGCTGCTCGCCGGCTGGTTCGCCGATCCCGCGTTCGTCCGGCACTGGGGCGGGCAGCCGCTCAGCCGGGAGGAGGTCGCCCGGAAGTACACCGGCAGGCGTCGTCCCGCCGTGGAGTCCTTCCTGGTCACCGTCGACACCGTCCCGATCGGCTACGTCCAGTACGTACCCGCGGGCCCTGGTCAGGGCGGCATCGACCTGGTTCTCGTTCCGCAGGCGCAGGGGAGCGGCCTCGGCCCCGATGCCGCCCGCGCCCTCGTCCGGCACCTGCACACGGTGCTCGGCTGGAGCCGCGTGACCGTCGACCCGGAGGCGTCCAACTCCCGCGCCGTCCGCGCCTGGACCAGAGCGGGCTTCCGCCCGGTGGGCCGGCAGGGGAGCCGGCTGCTCATGGAGTGCGTTCCGGTGACGGCGTCCGCACGGCGCGGCGACCCGCAGGCGTAA
- a CDS encoding PD40 domain-containing protein, whose product MKLTHRAYAFAAAAALALPLVAGCTGSSGGAAGTAPSSSGGSAAGQDAAGGSAGDATFRGKDLVLSAGCTVPASRPATVWVQGFDPATWKKVASVEFTLPAQAVLGKRDGEELSALYSLCAENLPHEEPDGGLAVSDLAFGPRVRQLFDRDFSKLAVVTADDRTGARHVGYVDRAGKFTDLTGDDNGFAATPKEQDALFAPDGGSVWFTHLDAAGQQHVASRSTSGAHQLTEQWSGERPATLGTVLLLGGSPLRGVLGSSPRFSPDGTRVADFVYGSGRGISPVAASGPLPAKDVVHLPDYECQPSGWVDNHTLLCAHRESGAPAKHLNNFWTVDVDRLRPEESATPTDGAGPDLLPVTDRQNLPLAVSPDGKRLLFRSVQGKVEQPYVTALAPGSQPQQITPEDAATALGYGDVVLEWR is encoded by the coding sequence ATGAAGTTGACGCATCGGGCGTACGCCTTCGCGGCGGCTGCGGCGCTCGCACTGCCGCTGGTGGCGGGCTGCACCGGCAGCAGCGGCGGTGCGGCCGGGACGGCGCCGTCGTCGAGCGGCGGGTCGGCGGCCGGCCAGGACGCCGCCGGCGGAAGCGCCGGCGATGCGACGTTCCGCGGCAAGGACCTGGTGCTCAGCGCGGGTTGCACGGTGCCGGCGTCCCGGCCGGCCACGGTGTGGGTCCAGGGCTTCGACCCGGCCACCTGGAAGAAGGTCGCCTCGGTGGAGTTCACGCTGCCCGCGCAGGCGGTGCTCGGCAAGCGGGACGGGGAGGAACTGAGCGCGCTCTACTCGCTGTGCGCGGAGAACCTGCCGCACGAGGAGCCGGACGGCGGTTTGGCCGTGTCCGACCTGGCGTTCGGGCCGCGGGTCCGGCAGCTGTTCGACCGCGACTTCAGCAAGCTCGCCGTGGTCACCGCCGACGACCGGACGGGCGCCCGCCACGTCGGATACGTCGACCGTGCGGGCAAGTTCACCGATCTCACCGGTGACGACAACGGCTTCGCCGCCACCCCGAAGGAACAGGACGCGCTGTTCGCCCCCGACGGCGGGAGCGTCTGGTTCACCCACCTCGACGCCGCCGGCCAGCAGCACGTCGCCAGCCGCTCCACCTCCGGCGCCCACCAGCTCACCGAGCAGTGGTCCGGCGAGAGGCCCGCCACGCTCGGCACCGTCCTGCTGCTCGGCGGCTCCCCGCTGCGCGGCGTCCTCGGCAGCAGCCCGCGCTTCAGCCCGGACGGCACGCGGGTCGCCGACTTCGTGTACGGGAGCGGCCGGGGCATCTCCCCCGTCGCGGCGAGCGGCCCGCTCCCGGCGAAGGACGTCGTCCACCTCCCCGACTACGAGTGCCAGCCGTCCGGTTGGGTCGACAACCACACCCTCCTGTGCGCGCACCGCGAGTCGGGCGCCCCCGCCAAGCACCTCAACAACTTCTGGACCGTCGACGTCGACCGGCTCCGCCCCGAGGAATCGGCCACCCCCACGGACGGCGCGGGCCCCGACCTGCTCCCGGTGACCGACCGTCAGAACCTGCCCCTCGCCGTCTCGCCGGACGGCAAGCGCCTGCTCTTCCGCTCCGTCCAGGGCAAGGTCGAGCAGCCGTACGTCACCGCCCTCGCCCCCGGCTCCCAGCCCCAGCAGATCACCCCCGAGGACGCCGCCACCGCGCTCGGCTACGGCGACGTCGTCCTCGAGTGGCGCTGA
- a CDS encoding DUF885 domain-containing protein, whose product MTDESITPRSIADRYLDQVAAHDPLESAWLGLHPGDDRQPDLSPDGFEAHAEIARRALAALDAAPVTADPAEQACARLLRERLTAELAVQEAGDNLRQLRAIGAHVHQVRDIFSYMPTATGDDWAAVAGRLRNLPGALDGYRATLTEGISRDLLAAPRQVAVVVGQLTAWTGQGPGAQAGGAGWFAEFVADGPESMRTELDAAALRATTAVAEFRDWLRDAYAPAAADTPDAVGRERYLRAVRHCTGAALDLDEAYDWAWSEFHRTQAEMRAEAARVLPGSAPLEAMHHLEQHGHAVEGEAGIRDWLQRLMDEAIEALDGRHFDITGPLRKVESRIAPAGSVGGPYYSGPSLDFVRPGRTYLPTLGRQSFPTWQLVSTWYHEGVPGHHLQLAQWVAVADRLSRYQATLGIVSANIEGWALYAERLMDDLGYFAEPGHRMGFLDEQMLRTIRVIIDIGMHLRLAIPADSGFHPGERWTPELATEFMARYNGTPAEERTGQIDRYLGWPGQAIGYKLGERAWLAGREAARRRQGASFDLKTWHMKALSQGSLGLDDLADNLAAL is encoded by the coding sequence ATGACAGACGAGTCGATCACTCCGCGCAGCATCGCCGACCGCTACCTCGACCAGGTCGCGGCCCACGACCCGTTGGAGTCCGCCTGGTTGGGCCTGCACCCGGGCGACGACCGGCAGCCGGACCTCTCACCGGACGGATTCGAGGCACACGCCGAGATCGCCCGCCGCGCGCTCGCCGCGCTCGACGCCGCCCCGGTGACGGCCGACCCCGCCGAACAGGCCTGCGCCCGGCTGCTGCGCGAGCGCCTCACCGCCGAACTCGCCGTGCAGGAAGCCGGTGACAACCTCCGCCAGCTGCGGGCGATCGGCGCTCATGTGCACCAGGTGCGGGACATCTTCTCCTACATGCCGACCGCCACCGGCGACGACTGGGCGGCCGTGGCCGGAAGGCTGCGGAACCTGCCCGGTGCGCTCGACGGCTACCGGGCCACCCTGACCGAGGGGATCTCCCGAGACCTGCTGGCCGCTCCGCGCCAGGTGGCGGTGGTCGTCGGCCAGCTCACCGCGTGGACCGGACAGGGCCCCGGGGCGCAGGCGGGCGGCGCCGGCTGGTTCGCCGAGTTCGTCGCGGACGGCCCCGAGTCCATGCGCACCGAACTGGACGCCGCCGCCCTGCGGGCCACCACCGCCGTCGCGGAGTTCCGGGACTGGCTGCGGGACGCCTACGCGCCCGCCGCCGCCGACACCCCGGACGCGGTCGGGCGCGAACGCTACCTGCGCGCCGTCCGGCACTGCACCGGCGCCGCCCTCGACCTGGACGAGGCCTACGACTGGGCCTGGAGCGAATTCCACCGGACGCAGGCCGAGATGCGGGCGGAGGCCGCCCGCGTCCTGCCCGGCTCCGCCCCGCTCGAAGCCATGCACCACCTCGAACAGCACGGCCACGCCGTCGAGGGCGAGGCGGGCATCCGGGACTGGCTGCAGCGGCTCATGGACGAGGCGATCGAAGCCCTCGACGGCCGCCACTTCGACATCACCGGCCCGCTCCGCAAGGTCGAGTCACGGATCGCACCCGCGGGAAGCGTCGGCGGACCCTACTACTCCGGCCCCAGCCTGGACTTCGTCCGCCCCGGCCGGACGTACCTCCCCACGCTCGGCCGGCAGTCCTTCCCGACCTGGCAACTGGTCAGCACCTGGTACCACGAGGGCGTCCCCGGCCACCACCTGCAACTCGCCCAATGGGTCGCCGTGGCCGACCGGTTGAGCCGCTACCAGGCCACCCTGGGCATAGTGAGCGCCAACATCGAGGGCTGGGCCCTGTACGCCGAGCGCCTCATGGACGACCTGGGGTACTTCGCCGAACCCGGCCACCGGATGGGCTTCCTGGACGAGCAGATGCTGCGCACCATCCGGGTGATCATCGACATCGGCATGCACCTGCGCCTCGCCATCCCCGCCGACTCGGGCTTCCACCCCGGAGAGCGCTGGACGCCGGAGCTCGCCACCGAGTTCATGGCCCGGTACAACGGCACCCCGGCCGAGGAGCGGACCGGACAGATCGACCGCTACCTCGGCTGGCCGGGCCAGGCCATCGGCTACAAGCTCGGCGAACGCGCCTGGCTGGCGGGCCGGGAAGCCGCCCGCCGCCGCCAGGGAGCCTCCTTCGACCTCAAGACCTGGCACATGAAGGCCCTCTCCCAGGGCTCCCTGGGCCTCGACGACCTGGCCGACAACCTCGCCGCGCTCTAG
- a CDS encoding sugar ABC transporter substrate-binding protein → MRKGLLFATAAVSAALLSTVTACSSTSSGGTASAGAKKPKIGVILPDSKSSVRWETADRPYLAAAFKAAGVDYDIQNAEGDKQAFQTIADQMITNGVNVLVIVNLDSGTGKAVLDKAKAQGVATIDYDRLTLGGSAQYYVSFDNTQVGKLQGEGLTKCLSDMGAKNPVVAELNGSPTDNNATLFANGYNSVLDPKYASGEFTKGPNQSVPDWDNAQAQTIFEQMYTSQPNIGGVLAANDGLANSAIAVLRKNHRNGQVPITGQDATVQGLQSILAGDQCMTVYKAVKKEADAASALAVELAAGKKSQTSATVHDPTGNRDVPSVLLAPEAIFKDNVQAVVTDGYVTRAQLCTGDYEALCTKAGIK, encoded by the coding sequence ATGCGCAAGGGGCTCCTGTTCGCCACCGCCGCCGTGTCGGCGGCCCTGCTCTCCACCGTCACCGCCTGCTCCTCCACGAGCTCCGGCGGCACCGCCTCGGCGGGCGCCAAGAAGCCGAAGATCGGCGTGATCCTGCCGGACAGCAAGTCGTCCGTCCGCTGGGAGACCGCGGACCGGCCGTACCTCGCGGCGGCGTTCAAGGCCGCCGGCGTGGACTACGACATCCAGAACGCCGAGGGCGACAAGCAGGCCTTCCAGACCATCGCCGACCAGATGATCACCAACGGCGTGAACGTGCTGGTCATCGTCAACCTGGACAGCGGCACCGGCAAGGCCGTGCTCGACAAGGCCAAGGCCCAGGGCGTGGCCACCATCGACTACGACCGGCTCACCCTCGGCGGCTCCGCCCAGTACTACGTCAGCTTCGACAACACCCAGGTCGGCAAGCTGCAGGGCGAGGGCCTGACGAAGTGTCTGAGCGACATGGGCGCCAAGAACCCGGTCGTCGCCGAGCTCAACGGCTCCCCCACGGACAACAACGCCACCCTGTTCGCCAACGGGTACAACAGCGTGCTGGACCCGAAGTACGCCTCCGGCGAGTTCACCAAGGGCCCCAACCAGTCGGTGCCCGACTGGGACAACGCCCAGGCCCAGACCATCTTCGAGCAGATGTACACCAGCCAGCCGAACATCGGCGGCGTGCTCGCGGCCAACGACGGCCTGGCCAACTCGGCCATCGCCGTGCTGCGCAAGAACCACCGCAACGGGCAGGTGCCGATCACCGGTCAGGACGCCACCGTGCAGGGCCTGCAGAGCATCCTGGCGGGCGACCAGTGCATGACCGTCTACAAGGCGGTGAAGAAGGAGGCCGACGCGGCGTCGGCCCTGGCCGTCGAACTGGCCGCCGGCAAGAAGAGCCAGACCAGCGCCACCGTGCACGACCCGACCGGCAACCGCGACGTCCCCTCGGTGCTGCTGGCGCCCGAGGCGATCTTCAAGGACAACGTCCAGGCGGTCGTCACCGACGGCTACGTCACCAGGGCGCAGCTGTGCACCGGCGACTACGAGGCCCTGTGCACCAAGGCCGGGATCAAGTAG
- a CDS encoding ATP-binding cassette domain-containing protein: MTETPILELRGIDKSFGPVQVLHDVALSAYAGQVTALVGDNGAGKSTLVKCVGGIHPIDAGEYLFEGRPVQVHSPRDAAALGVEIVYQDLALCDNLDIVQNMFLGREKRRGLVLDDSTMEEMAAATLKGLSVRTVKSLRQKVSSLSGGQRQTVAIAKAVLWNSKLVVLDEPTAALGVAQTAQVLELVRRLADNGLAVVLISHNMNDVFAVSDRIAALYLGRMAAQVKASDVTHAQVVELITSGRSGDLGPQTTPNGAAA; encoded by the coding sequence ATGACAGAAACACCGATTCTCGAGTTGCGCGGGATCGACAAGAGCTTCGGCCCCGTCCAGGTCCTGCACGACGTCGCGCTCAGCGCCTACGCGGGGCAGGTCACGGCGCTCGTCGGCGACAACGGCGCGGGCAAGTCGACGCTGGTCAAGTGCGTCGGCGGGATCCACCCCATCGACGCCGGGGAGTACCTGTTCGAGGGCCGGCCGGTCCAGGTGCACAGCCCGCGCGACGCCGCCGCGCTCGGCGTGGAGATCGTCTACCAGGACCTCGCGCTGTGCGACAACCTCGACATCGTGCAGAACATGTTCCTGGGGCGGGAGAAGCGCCGCGGCCTGGTGCTCGACGACTCGACGATGGAGGAGATGGCCGCCGCCACGCTCAAGGGCCTCTCGGTGCGCACCGTCAAGTCCCTCCGCCAGAAGGTCTCCAGTCTCTCCGGCGGCCAGCGGCAGACCGTCGCCATCGCCAAGGCGGTGCTGTGGAACAGCAAGCTGGTGGTGCTCGACGAGCCGACCGCGGCGCTGGGCGTCGCCCAGACCGCGCAGGTCCTCGAACTCGTGCGCCGGCTGGCCGACAACGGCCTGGCCGTCGTCCTGATCTCGCACAACATGAACGACGTCTTCGCGGTCTCCGACCGGATCGCCGCGCTGTACCTCGGGCGGATGGCCGCGCAGGTCAAGGCCTCCGACGTGACGCACGCTCAGGTCGTCGAACTGATCACCTCGGGCCGCAGCGGCGACCTGGGCCCGCAGACCACCCCCAACGGAGCCGCCGCATGA
- a CDS encoding sugar ABC transporter permease, giving the protein MTALAPEKPERPQRPGDSGSAADRPATAGLAAVARGYLDRLRAGELGALPAVAGLVVLCVFFSLLRPVFLSNLNFANLLTQSAGSIAIAMGLVFVLLLGEIDLSAGYASGVCAAVLAILLTNHGWPWYAAVAAAVLTGAAIGLLLGTLVAKVGIPSFVVTLAAFLGFQGVVLILLKEGTNISVKDPTVLAIANDNLSPVLGWVLLAACAAGYAVLQLRRSRDRRGRGLAGTPAALLAVRIGAVVVLGAVAVYLLNQERSRNVLVGSLKGVPIVVPVIGVLLLLGTFTLQRTDFGLHIYAVGGSEEAARRAGINVAFIRIAAFVICSCLAAVGGVIAASRGNSVDPNTGGSNVLLLAVGSAVIGGTSLFGGRGRVVDAVLGGLVVAVIQNGMGLMGYSSGVKYAVTGSVLLVAAGVDAMSRRRTARR; this is encoded by the coding sequence ATGACCGCCCTCGCCCCCGAGAAGCCCGAGCGCCCGCAGCGGCCCGGCGACTCCGGCTCCGCGGCGGACCGGCCCGCGACCGCGGGGCTGGCGGCCGTCGCCCGCGGCTACCTCGACCGGTTGCGGGCGGGTGAGCTCGGCGCGCTTCCGGCCGTCGCCGGCCTGGTCGTGCTGTGCGTGTTCTTCTCGCTGCTGCGCCCGGTCTTCCTGTCCAACCTGAACTTCGCCAACCTGCTCACCCAGAGCGCGGGCAGCATCGCCATCGCGATGGGGCTGGTGTTCGTCCTGCTGCTGGGCGAGATCGACCTGTCGGCCGGCTACGCGAGCGGGGTCTGCGCCGCGGTCCTGGCCATCCTGCTGACCAACCACGGCTGGCCCTGGTACGCGGCGGTGGCCGCCGCCGTGCTGACCGGCGCGGCGATCGGGCTGCTGCTCGGCACGCTCGTCGCGAAGGTCGGCATCCCCTCCTTCGTGGTGACGCTGGCCGCGTTCCTCGGCTTCCAGGGCGTGGTGCTGATCCTGCTGAAGGAAGGCACCAACATCTCGGTCAAGGACCCGACGGTCCTGGCGATCGCGAACGACAACCTGAGCCCGGTCCTCGGCTGGGTGCTGCTGGCGGCCTGCGCCGCCGGCTACGCCGTCCTGCAGTTGCGCCGCAGCCGCGACCGGCGGGGCCGGGGCCTGGCCGGCACCCCGGCGGCGCTGCTCGCCGTGAGGATCGGCGCGGTCGTCGTGCTCGGCGCCGTCGCGGTGTACCTGCTCAACCAGGAGCGCAGCCGCAACGTCCTGGTCGGCTCGCTCAAGGGCGTGCCCATCGTGGTGCCGGTGATCGGCGTCCTGCTGCTGCTGGGCACCTTCACCCTGCAGCGCACCGACTTCGGCCTGCACATCTACGCCGTCGGCGGCAGCGAGGAGGCCGCCCGCCGGGCCGGCATCAACGTCGCGTTCATCCGGATCGCCGCGTTCGTCATCTGCTCCTGCCTGGCTGCGGTCGGCGGCGTCATCGCCGCGTCCCGGGGCAACTCGGTGGACCCCAACACCGGTGGCAGCAACGTCCTGCTGCTCGCCGTCGGCAGCGCCGTCATCGGCGGCACGAGCCTGTTCGGCGGCCGCGGGCGGGTGGTCGACGCGGTGCTGGGCGGCCTGGTCGTCGCGGTGATCCAGAACGGCATGGGTCTGATGGGGTACAGCTCGGGCGTCAAGTACGCTGTCACGGGATCGGTTCTGCTGGTGGCCGCGGGTGTGGACGCCATGTCCCGCCGCCGCACAGCCCGACGATGA
- a CDS encoding ROK family transcriptional regulator has translation MKAGPSQEEVRQHNLGALLRHVHYGGPTSRAVLAAELGLNRSTILGLVGDLTAAGLVREELPQDTGRAGRPSLVVKPESTRVHVLAVDLGVERPAAALIGLGGVFLDRRACPWPDGHPPDPAQVAAVLAEFAEEMLADAPAGSSCVGVAVAVRGIVRHPDGLIGLTPNMGWKDLDFAGALAARLRLDLPVLVGNEANLGALAEHRRGVGRGSQNLVYLHGEIGIGAGVISGGELLRGERGYAGEVGHMTVNPFRGRLCGCGARGCLEAEAGERALLEAAGRDARTTGAEAVRSVVTAADHGDVTARAALHRVGDWLGIGIANVVNLFDPDLVVLGGTLRDVFLGSAAQVRSRINTNALSALRENLRLRVSELGGDTVLIGAAELAFSEVLARPLETLARAAGPGRP, from the coding sequence ATGAAAGCCGGTCCTTCCCAGGAAGAGGTCCGCCAGCACAACCTGGGCGCGCTGCTGCGCCACGTCCACTACGGCGGTCCCACCTCGCGGGCCGTGCTGGCCGCCGAGTTGGGCCTCAACCGCAGCACCATCCTGGGCCTGGTCGGTGATCTGACGGCCGCGGGCCTGGTCCGCGAGGAACTGCCGCAGGACACCGGTCGGGCCGGGCGGCCCTCGCTGGTCGTCAAGCCGGAGTCCACCCGCGTGCACGTCCTGGCGGTGGACCTGGGCGTGGAGCGGCCGGCGGCAGCGCTGATCGGCCTCGGCGGCGTGTTCCTCGACCGGCGCGCGTGCCCGTGGCCCGACGGGCACCCGCCGGATCCGGCGCAAGTGGCCGCTGTCCTGGCGGAGTTCGCCGAGGAGATGCTGGCCGACGCGCCGGCCGGAAGCTCGTGCGTCGGCGTCGCCGTGGCGGTGCGCGGCATCGTCCGGCATCCCGACGGGCTGATCGGGCTGACCCCCAACATGGGCTGGAAGGACCTCGACTTCGCCGGCGCGTTGGCCGCCCGGCTCCGCCTCGACCTCCCGGTGCTGGTCGGGAACGAGGCCAACCTCGGCGCACTCGCCGAGCACCGCCGCGGTGTCGGCCGCGGCAGCCAGAACCTGGTCTACCTGCACGGCGAGATCGGGATCGGCGCCGGCGTGATCAGCGGCGGTGAACTCCTGCGCGGCGAGCGCGGATACGCCGGCGAGGTCGGCCACATGACGGTCAATCCGTTCCGCGGCCGGCTGTGCGGCTGCGGCGCGCGCGGCTGCCTGGAGGCGGAGGCGGGTGAGCGCGCGCTCCTGGAGGCGGCCGGCCGGGACGCCCGCACCACCGGCGCCGAGGCCGTGCGGTCGGTGGTCACCGCCGCCGACCACGGCGACGTCACCGCCCGGGCCGCACTGCACCGCGTCGGCGACTGGCTCGGCATCGGCATCGCGAACGTGGTCAACCTCTTCGACCCGGACCTGGTCGTCCTCGGCGGCACCCTGCGGGACGTCTTCCTCGGCTCCGCCGCCCAGGTGCGCAGCCGGATCAACACCAACGCCCTCTCCGCCCTGCGGGAGAACCTGCGGCTGCGGGTCAGCGAGCTCGGCGGCGACACCGTTCTGATCGGTGCCGCCGAGTTGGCGTTCTCCGAGGTCCTCGCGCGTCCGCTGGAGACCCTCGCCCGGGCCGCCGGGCCCGGCCGGCCGTAG
- a CDS encoding ABC transporter permease, translating to MFLALRDLRFARGRFALMGAVVALIAVLGVLLSGLASGLADAGISGLRALPVTHLAFDEKATSEQFSRSTVEQRDWQAWSGTPGVERAEPFGNTLANARVTRGAKLGEQVNLAVFGMAPGSSLAPRPTSGTGLAEGSAGIVITREIADLGVAVGDELTADRSEVRLKVVGLVDDTVSYGHIGVVYADLDTWRHLHYGLPGELPEAAREQATAVALTLRPGADVAAVERATGTRAETKETAFGASPGYTAESSTMALIKGFLYAISALVVGAFFTVWTVQRKAEIALLKALGAPTGYVLRDALAQVVAVLVGATVVGTAAGLALGSALIGKAPFALSVPAIATSSGLLVLLGTVGAVVAVRRITAVDPLTALGATR from the coding sequence GTGTTCCTCGCCCTGCGCGACCTGCGCTTCGCCCGCGGTCGCTTCGCCCTGATGGGCGCCGTGGTCGCGCTCATCGCCGTCCTCGGCGTCCTGCTGTCCGGCCTCGCCTCCGGCCTGGCGGACGCCGGGATCTCCGGCCTGCGCGCGCTGCCCGTGACCCACCTGGCCTTCGACGAGAAGGCGACCAGCGAGCAGTTCTCCCGCTCCACCGTCGAGCAGCGGGACTGGCAGGCCTGGTCCGGGACGCCGGGGGTGGAACGGGCCGAGCCGTTCGGGAACACCCTGGCCAACGCCCGGGTCACCCGGGGTGCCAAGCTGGGCGAGCAGGTCAACCTCGCCGTCTTCGGGATGGCACCCGGATCGTCGCTGGCCCCCAGGCCCACCAGCGGCACGGGCCTGGCGGAGGGCAGCGCGGGCATCGTGATCACCCGGGAGATCGCCGATCTGGGCGTGGCGGTCGGGGACGAGCTGACCGCGGACCGGAGCGAGGTGCGGCTCAAGGTGGTCGGGCTGGTCGACGACACGGTCTCCTACGGCCACATCGGCGTCGTCTACGCCGACCTCGACACCTGGCGCCACCTGCACTACGGCCTGCCGGGCGAACTGCCCGAGGCCGCGCGCGAACAGGCCACCGCCGTCGCCCTGACGCTGCGGCCGGGCGCCGACGTCGCCGCCGTGGAGCGGGCGACCGGCACCCGCGCCGAGACCAAGGAGACCGCCTTCGGCGCGTCCCCCGGCTACACGGCCGAGTCGAGCACCATGGCGCTGATCAAGGGCTTCCTGTACGCCATCTCCGCCCTGGTGGTCGGTGCGTTCTTCACCGTCTGGACGGTGCAGCGCAAAGCCGAGATCGCCCTGCTGAAGGCCCTCGGCGCCCCCACCGGGTACGTCCTGCGCGACGCGCTCGCCCAGGTCGTGGCGGTGCTGGTGGGCGCGACGGTCGTCGGCACCGCCGCCGGCCTGGCCCTGGGCAGCGCGCTGATCGGCAAGGCCCCCTTCGCGCTCTCCGTCCCGGCCATCGCCACCTCCTCCGGCCTCCTCGTCCTGCTCGGCACCGTGGGCGCCGTCGTCGCCGTCCGCCGCATCACCGCCGTCGACCCGCTGACCGCACTGGGAGCCACCCGATGA